Proteins found in one Rhinolophus ferrumequinum isolate MPI-CBG mRhiFer1 chromosome 9, mRhiFer1_v1.p, whole genome shotgun sequence genomic segment:
- the KLHL17 gene encoding kelch-like protein 17 isoform X1, with protein MPHTSGQSLLILLGIHRRIHLHKSTARGWAETGHFGNCQVVQRSRGGKDAWGKAGGGGTSLCPILPPRRTQLPRARVLGPEWPDPTTVDPTAPGAPARLRLCLLRGSAASPVAEPMQPRSERPAGRTQSPEHGSPGPGPEAPPPLPPPQPPAPEAERARTRQARSTAPMEGAVQLLSREGHTVSHNSKRHYHDAFVAMSRMRQRGLLCDIVLHVAAKEIRAHKVVLASCSPYFHAMFTNEMSESRQTHVTLHDIDPQALDQLVQFAYTAEIVVGEGNVQTLLPAASLLQLNGVRDACCKFLLSQLDPSNCLGIRGFADSHSCSDLLKAAHRYVLQHFVDVAKTEEFMLLPLKQVLELVSSDSLNVPSEEDVYRAVLSWVKHDVDARRQHVPRLMKCVRLPLLSRDFLLGHVDAESLVRHHPDCKDLLIEALKFHLLPEQRGVLGSSRTRPRHCEGAGPVLFAVGGGSLFAIHGDCEAYDTRTDRWHVVASMSTRRARVGVAAVGNRLYAVGGYDGTSDLATVESYDPVTNVWQPEVSMGTRRSCLGVAALHGLLYAAGGYDGASCLNSAERYDPLTGTWTSIAAMSTRRRYVRVAMLDGNLYAVGGYDSSSHLATVEKYEPQVNTWTPVASMLSRRSSAGVAVLEGALYVAGGNDGTSCLNSVERYSPKAGAWESVAPMNIRRSTHDLVAMDGWLYAVGGNDGSSSLNSIEKYNPRTNKWVAASCMFTRRSSVGVAVLELLNFPPPSSPTLSVSSTSL; from the exons ATGCCTCATACTTCAGGCCAATCACTTCTCATTCTTCTGGGAATTCACCGACGAATACATCTGCATAAGTCCACAGCACGGGGCTGGGCAGAGACGGGCCACTTTGGAAACTGCCAGGTGGTGCAAAGGTCCAGAGGCGGGAAGGACGCctgggggaaggcaggaggtGGAGGAACCAGTCTATGTCCTATCCTACCTCCTCGGAGGACCCAACTCCCGAGGGCGAGGGTCCTCGGACCTGAATGGCCAGACCCCACGACAGTGGACCCCACAGCCCCCGGGGCGCCGGCGAGGCTCCG TCTGTGCCTCCTCCGGGGATCGGCGGCGAGTCCGGTGGCCGAGCCCATGCAGCCGCGCAgcgagcgcccggccggcaggaCGCAAAGCCCGGAGCACGGCAGCCCGGGGCCCGGGCCCGAGGCGCCTCCGCCGCTcccgccgccgcagccgccggC CCCCGAGGCGGAGCGGGCACGGACCCGGCAGGCCCGTTCCACGGCCCCCATGGAAGGTGCGGTGCAGCTGCTGAGCCGCGAGGGCCACACCGTGTCCCACAATTCAAAGCGGCACTACCACGATGCCTTTGTGGCCATGAGCCGCATGCGGCAGCGAGGCCTCCTGTGTGACATCGTCCTGCACGTGGCCGCCAAGGAGATCCGAGCACACAAGGTGGTGCTGGCCTCCTGCAGCCCTTACTTCCACGCCATGTTCACAA ATGAGATGAGTGAGAGCCGCCAGACACACGTGACGTTGCATGACATCGACCCTCAGGCCTTGGACCAGCTGGTGCAGTTTGCCTATACGGCTGAGATCGTGGTGGGCGAAGGTAACGTGCAG ACTCTGCTCCCCGCCGCCAGCCTTCTGCAGCTGAACGGCGTCCGTGACGCCTGCTGCAAGTTCCTGCTGAGCCAGCTGGACCCCTCCAACTGCCTGGGCATCCGGGGCTTTGCCGACTCGCACTCGTGCAGCGACCTGCTGAAGGCAGCGCACAGGTACGTGCTGCAGCACTTCGTGGACGTGGCCAAGACCGAGGAGTTCATGCTGCTGCCGCTGAAGCAG GTGCTGGAACTGGTCTCTAGCGACAGCCTAAACGTGCCTTCAGAGGAGGACGTCTACCGTGCCGTCCTGAGCTGGGTCAAGCACGACGTGGACGCTAGGAGGCAGCACGTCCCACGG CTGATGAAGTGTGTCCGTCTGCCCCTGCTGAGCCGGGACTTCCTGCTGGGCCACGTGGACGCCGAGAGCCTGGTGAGGCACCACCCTGACTGCAAGGACCTGCTCATCGAAGCGCTCAAGTTCCACCTGCTACCGGAGCAGAGAGGTGTCTTGGGCAGTAGCCGCACGAGGCCCCGGCACTGCGAGGGAGCAGGCCCTGTGCTCTTCGCCGTTG GTGGTGGGAGCCTGTTCGCCATCCATGGGGACTGTGAAGCCTACGACACACGTACTGACCGCTGGCATGTGGTGGCCTCCATGTCCACACGCAGAGCCCGGGTGGGCGTGGCAGCGGTTGGGAACCGGCTGTATGCTGTGGGCGG TTACGATGGGACGTCAGATCTGGCCACTGTAGAGTCCTACGACCCTGTGACCAACGTCTGGCAGCCCGAGGTGTCCATGGGCACGAGGCGCAGCTGTCTGGGTGTGGCTGCCCTGCACGGGCTCCTGTACGCAGCCGGTGGCTACGATGGGGCCTCCTGCCTCAACAG TGCCGAGCGCTATGACCCCCTGACGGGAACATGGACGTCTATCGCCGCCATGAGCACCCGGAGGCGATATGTTCGTGTGGCCATGCTTG ATGGGAACCTGTATGCCGTGGGCGGTTACGACAGCTCATCTCACCTGGCCACAGTGGAGAAGTATGAGCCCCAG GTGAACACGTGGACGCCAGTGGCCTCCATGCTCAGCCGGCGCAGCTCAGCTGGTGTGGCGGTGCTGGAGGGGGCTCTCTACGTGGCCGGTGGCAATGATGGCACCAGCTGCCTCAACTCTGTGGAAAGATACAGCCCCAAGGCTGGTGCCTGGGAGAGTGTGGCTCCCATGAACATCCGAAG GAGCACCCATGACCTGGTGGCTATGGACGGCTGGCTGTATGCTGTGGGAGGCAACGACGGCAGCTCCAGCCTCAATTCCATCGAAAAGTACAACCCGAGGACCAACAAGTGGGTGGCTGCATCCTGCATGTTCACACGGCGCAGCAGTGTGGGGGTGGCGGTGCTCGAGCTGCTGAACTTCCCGCCACCCTCCTCGCCCACACTGTCCGTGTCTTCCACCAGCCTCTGA
- the KLHL17 gene encoding kelch-like protein 17 isoform X3: MARPHDSGPHSPRGAGEAPSVPPPGIGGESGGRAHAAAQRAPGRQDAKPGARQPGARARGASAAPAAAAAGVSVPGAEWVPDGGREGRALAGCRKGRPQRPASPTQGSGRPCPEAERARTRQARSTAPMEGAVQLLSREGHTVSHNSKRHYHDAFVAMSRMRQRGLLCDIVLHVAAKEIRAHKVVLASCSPYFHAMFTNEMSESRQTHVTLHDIDPQALDQLVQFAYTAEIVVGEGNVQTLLPAASLLQLNGVRDACCKFLLSQLDPSNCLGIRGFADSHSCSDLLKAAHRYVLQHFVDVAKTEEFMLLPLKQVLELVSSDSLNVPSEEDVYRAVLSWVKHDVDARRQHVPRLMKCVRLPLLSRDFLLGHVDAESLVRHHPDCKDLLIEALKFHLLPEQRGVLGSSRTRPRHCEGAGPVLFAVGGGSLFAIHGDCEAYDTRTDRWHVVASMSTRRARVGVAAVGNRLYAVGGYDGTSDLATVESYDPVTNVWQPEVSMGTRRSCLGVAALHGLLYAAGGYDGASCLNSAERYDPLTGTWTSIAAMSTRRRYVRVAMLDGNLYAVGGYDSSSHLATVEKYEPQVNTWTPVASMLSRRSSAGVAVLEGALYVAGGNDGTSCLNSVERYSPKAGAWESVAPMNIRRSTHDLVAMDGWLYAVGGNDGSSSLNSIEKYNPRTNKWVAASCMFTRRSSVGVAVLELLNFPPPSSPTLSVSSTSL, from the exons ATGGCCAGACCCCACGACAGTGGACCCCACAGCCCCCGGGGCGCCGGCGAGGCTCCG TCTGTGCCTCCTCCGGGGATCGGCGGCGAGTCCGGTGGCCGAGCCCATGCAGCCGCGCAgcgagcgcccggccggcaggaCGCAAAGCCCGGAGCACGGCAGCCCGGGGCCCGGGCCCGAGGCGCCTCCGCCGCTcccgccgccgcagccgccggCGTGAGTGTGCCGGGGGCTGAGTGGGTCccggacggagggagggagggtcgTGCCTTGGCAGGCTGCCGGAAGGGTCGGCCTCAGCGCCCGGCAAGTCCAACCCAAGGGTCGGGCCGCCCTTG CCCCGAGGCGGAGCGGGCACGGACCCGGCAGGCCCGTTCCACGGCCCCCATGGAAGGTGCGGTGCAGCTGCTGAGCCGCGAGGGCCACACCGTGTCCCACAATTCAAAGCGGCACTACCACGATGCCTTTGTGGCCATGAGCCGCATGCGGCAGCGAGGCCTCCTGTGTGACATCGTCCTGCACGTGGCCGCCAAGGAGATCCGAGCACACAAGGTGGTGCTGGCCTCCTGCAGCCCTTACTTCCACGCCATGTTCACAA ATGAGATGAGTGAGAGCCGCCAGACACACGTGACGTTGCATGACATCGACCCTCAGGCCTTGGACCAGCTGGTGCAGTTTGCCTATACGGCTGAGATCGTGGTGGGCGAAGGTAACGTGCAG ACTCTGCTCCCCGCCGCCAGCCTTCTGCAGCTGAACGGCGTCCGTGACGCCTGCTGCAAGTTCCTGCTGAGCCAGCTGGACCCCTCCAACTGCCTGGGCATCCGGGGCTTTGCCGACTCGCACTCGTGCAGCGACCTGCTGAAGGCAGCGCACAGGTACGTGCTGCAGCACTTCGTGGACGTGGCCAAGACCGAGGAGTTCATGCTGCTGCCGCTGAAGCAG GTGCTGGAACTGGTCTCTAGCGACAGCCTAAACGTGCCTTCAGAGGAGGACGTCTACCGTGCCGTCCTGAGCTGGGTCAAGCACGACGTGGACGCTAGGAGGCAGCACGTCCCACGG CTGATGAAGTGTGTCCGTCTGCCCCTGCTGAGCCGGGACTTCCTGCTGGGCCACGTGGACGCCGAGAGCCTGGTGAGGCACCACCCTGACTGCAAGGACCTGCTCATCGAAGCGCTCAAGTTCCACCTGCTACCGGAGCAGAGAGGTGTCTTGGGCAGTAGCCGCACGAGGCCCCGGCACTGCGAGGGAGCAGGCCCTGTGCTCTTCGCCGTTG GTGGTGGGAGCCTGTTCGCCATCCATGGGGACTGTGAAGCCTACGACACACGTACTGACCGCTGGCATGTGGTGGCCTCCATGTCCACACGCAGAGCCCGGGTGGGCGTGGCAGCGGTTGGGAACCGGCTGTATGCTGTGGGCGG TTACGATGGGACGTCAGATCTGGCCACTGTAGAGTCCTACGACCCTGTGACCAACGTCTGGCAGCCCGAGGTGTCCATGGGCACGAGGCGCAGCTGTCTGGGTGTGGCTGCCCTGCACGGGCTCCTGTACGCAGCCGGTGGCTACGATGGGGCCTCCTGCCTCAACAG TGCCGAGCGCTATGACCCCCTGACGGGAACATGGACGTCTATCGCCGCCATGAGCACCCGGAGGCGATATGTTCGTGTGGCCATGCTTG ATGGGAACCTGTATGCCGTGGGCGGTTACGACAGCTCATCTCACCTGGCCACAGTGGAGAAGTATGAGCCCCAG GTGAACACGTGGACGCCAGTGGCCTCCATGCTCAGCCGGCGCAGCTCAGCTGGTGTGGCGGTGCTGGAGGGGGCTCTCTACGTGGCCGGTGGCAATGATGGCACCAGCTGCCTCAACTCTGTGGAAAGATACAGCCCCAAGGCTGGTGCCTGGGAGAGTGTGGCTCCCATGAACATCCGAAG GAGCACCCATGACCTGGTGGCTATGGACGGCTGGCTGTATGCTGTGGGAGGCAACGACGGCAGCTCCAGCCTCAATTCCATCGAAAAGTACAACCCGAGGACCAACAAGTGGGTGGCTGCATCCTGCATGTTCACACGGCGCAGCAGTGTGGGGGTGGCGGTGCTCGAGCTGCTGAACTTCCCGCCACCCTCCTCGCCCACACTGTCCGTGTCTTCCACCAGCCTCTGA
- the KLHL17 gene encoding kelch-like protein 17 isoform X2 gives MSDSGDRGLPGGRREGSRDTERTRVQRCEPQAAGERGRRGGRRRETAAAGRQREPETLSGPPLPPPSSPPAVRVSVSLCLLRGSAASPVAEPMQPRSERPAGRTQSPEHGSPGPGPEAPPPLPPPQPPAPEAERARTRQARSTAPMEGAVQLLSREGHTVSHNSKRHYHDAFVAMSRMRQRGLLCDIVLHVAAKEIRAHKVVLASCSPYFHAMFTNEMSESRQTHVTLHDIDPQALDQLVQFAYTAEIVVGEGNVQTLLPAASLLQLNGVRDACCKFLLSQLDPSNCLGIRGFADSHSCSDLLKAAHRYVLQHFVDVAKTEEFMLLPLKQVLELVSSDSLNVPSEEDVYRAVLSWVKHDVDARRQHVPRLMKCVRLPLLSRDFLLGHVDAESLVRHHPDCKDLLIEALKFHLLPEQRGVLGSSRTRPRHCEGAGPVLFAVGGGSLFAIHGDCEAYDTRTDRWHVVASMSTRRARVGVAAVGNRLYAVGGYDGTSDLATVESYDPVTNVWQPEVSMGTRRSCLGVAALHGLLYAAGGYDGASCLNSAERYDPLTGTWTSIAAMSTRRRYVRVAMLDGNLYAVGGYDSSSHLATVEKYEPQVNTWTPVASMLSRRSSAGVAVLEGALYVAGGNDGTSCLNSVERYSPKAGAWESVAPMNIRRSTHDLVAMDGWLYAVGGNDGSSSLNSIEKYNPRTNKWVAASCMFTRRSSVGVAVLELLNFPPPSSPTLSVSSTSL, from the exons ATGAGCGACAGCGGGGACcgggggcttcctggaggaagaagggaggggagccgggacacagagaggactcgTGTCCAACGTTGCGAGCCCCAAGCCGCTGGGGAGCGCGGGAGGCGGGGCGGGCGGCGCCGAGAAACAGCGGCTGCAGGCAGGCAGCGGGAGCCAGAGACGCTGAGCGGACCGCCACTGCCGCCGCCGAGCAGCCCTCCAGCGGTCCGTGTTTCCGTTAGTCTGTGCCTCCTCCGGGGATCGGCGGCGAGTCCGGTGGCCGAGCCCATGCAGCCGCGCAgcgagcgcccggccggcaggaCGCAAAGCCCGGAGCACGGCAGCCCGGGGCCCGGGCCCGAGGCGCCTCCGCCGCTcccgccgccgcagccgccggC CCCCGAGGCGGAGCGGGCACGGACCCGGCAGGCCCGTTCCACGGCCCCCATGGAAGGTGCGGTGCAGCTGCTGAGCCGCGAGGGCCACACCGTGTCCCACAATTCAAAGCGGCACTACCACGATGCCTTTGTGGCCATGAGCCGCATGCGGCAGCGAGGCCTCCTGTGTGACATCGTCCTGCACGTGGCCGCCAAGGAGATCCGAGCACACAAGGTGGTGCTGGCCTCCTGCAGCCCTTACTTCCACGCCATGTTCACAA ATGAGATGAGTGAGAGCCGCCAGACACACGTGACGTTGCATGACATCGACCCTCAGGCCTTGGACCAGCTGGTGCAGTTTGCCTATACGGCTGAGATCGTGGTGGGCGAAGGTAACGTGCAG ACTCTGCTCCCCGCCGCCAGCCTTCTGCAGCTGAACGGCGTCCGTGACGCCTGCTGCAAGTTCCTGCTGAGCCAGCTGGACCCCTCCAACTGCCTGGGCATCCGGGGCTTTGCCGACTCGCACTCGTGCAGCGACCTGCTGAAGGCAGCGCACAGGTACGTGCTGCAGCACTTCGTGGACGTGGCCAAGACCGAGGAGTTCATGCTGCTGCCGCTGAAGCAG GTGCTGGAACTGGTCTCTAGCGACAGCCTAAACGTGCCTTCAGAGGAGGACGTCTACCGTGCCGTCCTGAGCTGGGTCAAGCACGACGTGGACGCTAGGAGGCAGCACGTCCCACGG CTGATGAAGTGTGTCCGTCTGCCCCTGCTGAGCCGGGACTTCCTGCTGGGCCACGTGGACGCCGAGAGCCTGGTGAGGCACCACCCTGACTGCAAGGACCTGCTCATCGAAGCGCTCAAGTTCCACCTGCTACCGGAGCAGAGAGGTGTCTTGGGCAGTAGCCGCACGAGGCCCCGGCACTGCGAGGGAGCAGGCCCTGTGCTCTTCGCCGTTG GTGGTGGGAGCCTGTTCGCCATCCATGGGGACTGTGAAGCCTACGACACACGTACTGACCGCTGGCATGTGGTGGCCTCCATGTCCACACGCAGAGCCCGGGTGGGCGTGGCAGCGGTTGGGAACCGGCTGTATGCTGTGGGCGG TTACGATGGGACGTCAGATCTGGCCACTGTAGAGTCCTACGACCCTGTGACCAACGTCTGGCAGCCCGAGGTGTCCATGGGCACGAGGCGCAGCTGTCTGGGTGTGGCTGCCCTGCACGGGCTCCTGTACGCAGCCGGTGGCTACGATGGGGCCTCCTGCCTCAACAG TGCCGAGCGCTATGACCCCCTGACGGGAACATGGACGTCTATCGCCGCCATGAGCACCCGGAGGCGATATGTTCGTGTGGCCATGCTTG ATGGGAACCTGTATGCCGTGGGCGGTTACGACAGCTCATCTCACCTGGCCACAGTGGAGAAGTATGAGCCCCAG GTGAACACGTGGACGCCAGTGGCCTCCATGCTCAGCCGGCGCAGCTCAGCTGGTGTGGCGGTGCTGGAGGGGGCTCTCTACGTGGCCGGTGGCAATGATGGCACCAGCTGCCTCAACTCTGTGGAAAGATACAGCCCCAAGGCTGGTGCCTGGGAGAGTGTGGCTCCCATGAACATCCGAAG GAGCACCCATGACCTGGTGGCTATGGACGGCTGGCTGTATGCTGTGGGAGGCAACGACGGCAGCTCCAGCCTCAATTCCATCGAAAAGTACAACCCGAGGACCAACAAGTGGGTGGCTGCATCCTGCATGTTCACACGGCGCAGCAGTGTGGGGGTGGCGGTGCTCGAGCTGCTGAACTTCCCGCCACCCTCCTCGCCCACACTGTCCGTGTCTTCCACCAGCCTCTGA
- the KLHL17 gene encoding kelch-like protein 17 isoform X4, with translation MEGAVQLLSREGHTVSHNSKRHYHDAFVAMSRMRQRGLLCDIVLHVAAKEIRAHKVVLASCSPYFHAMFTNEMSESRQTHVTLHDIDPQALDQLVQFAYTAEIVVGEGNVQTLLPAASLLQLNGVRDACCKFLLSQLDPSNCLGIRGFADSHSCSDLLKAAHRYVLQHFVDVAKTEEFMLLPLKQVLELVSSDSLNVPSEEDVYRAVLSWVKHDVDARRQHVPRLMKCVRLPLLSRDFLLGHVDAESLVRHHPDCKDLLIEALKFHLLPEQRGVLGSSRTRPRHCEGAGPVLFAVGGGSLFAIHGDCEAYDTRTDRWHVVASMSTRRARVGVAAVGNRLYAVGGYDGTSDLATVESYDPVTNVWQPEVSMGTRRSCLGVAALHGLLYAAGGYDGASCLNSAERYDPLTGTWTSIAAMSTRRRYVRVAMLDGNLYAVGGYDSSSHLATVEKYEPQVNTWTPVASMLSRRSSAGVAVLEGALYVAGGNDGTSCLNSVERYSPKAGAWESVAPMNIRRSTHDLVAMDGWLYAVGGNDGSSSLNSIEKYNPRTNKWVAASCMFTRRSSVGVAVLELLNFPPPSSPTLSVSSTSL, from the exons ATGGAAGGTGCGGTGCAGCTGCTGAGCCGCGAGGGCCACACCGTGTCCCACAATTCAAAGCGGCACTACCACGATGCCTTTGTGGCCATGAGCCGCATGCGGCAGCGAGGCCTCCTGTGTGACATCGTCCTGCACGTGGCCGCCAAGGAGATCCGAGCACACAAGGTGGTGCTGGCCTCCTGCAGCCCTTACTTCCACGCCATGTTCACAA ATGAGATGAGTGAGAGCCGCCAGACACACGTGACGTTGCATGACATCGACCCTCAGGCCTTGGACCAGCTGGTGCAGTTTGCCTATACGGCTGAGATCGTGGTGGGCGAAGGTAACGTGCAG ACTCTGCTCCCCGCCGCCAGCCTTCTGCAGCTGAACGGCGTCCGTGACGCCTGCTGCAAGTTCCTGCTGAGCCAGCTGGACCCCTCCAACTGCCTGGGCATCCGGGGCTTTGCCGACTCGCACTCGTGCAGCGACCTGCTGAAGGCAGCGCACAGGTACGTGCTGCAGCACTTCGTGGACGTGGCCAAGACCGAGGAGTTCATGCTGCTGCCGCTGAAGCAG GTGCTGGAACTGGTCTCTAGCGACAGCCTAAACGTGCCTTCAGAGGAGGACGTCTACCGTGCCGTCCTGAGCTGGGTCAAGCACGACGTGGACGCTAGGAGGCAGCACGTCCCACGG CTGATGAAGTGTGTCCGTCTGCCCCTGCTGAGCCGGGACTTCCTGCTGGGCCACGTGGACGCCGAGAGCCTGGTGAGGCACCACCCTGACTGCAAGGACCTGCTCATCGAAGCGCTCAAGTTCCACCTGCTACCGGAGCAGAGAGGTGTCTTGGGCAGTAGCCGCACGAGGCCCCGGCACTGCGAGGGAGCAGGCCCTGTGCTCTTCGCCGTTG GTGGTGGGAGCCTGTTCGCCATCCATGGGGACTGTGAAGCCTACGACACACGTACTGACCGCTGGCATGTGGTGGCCTCCATGTCCACACGCAGAGCCCGGGTGGGCGTGGCAGCGGTTGGGAACCGGCTGTATGCTGTGGGCGG TTACGATGGGACGTCAGATCTGGCCACTGTAGAGTCCTACGACCCTGTGACCAACGTCTGGCAGCCCGAGGTGTCCATGGGCACGAGGCGCAGCTGTCTGGGTGTGGCTGCCCTGCACGGGCTCCTGTACGCAGCCGGTGGCTACGATGGGGCCTCCTGCCTCAACAG TGCCGAGCGCTATGACCCCCTGACGGGAACATGGACGTCTATCGCCGCCATGAGCACCCGGAGGCGATATGTTCGTGTGGCCATGCTTG ATGGGAACCTGTATGCCGTGGGCGGTTACGACAGCTCATCTCACCTGGCCACAGTGGAGAAGTATGAGCCCCAG GTGAACACGTGGACGCCAGTGGCCTCCATGCTCAGCCGGCGCAGCTCAGCTGGTGTGGCGGTGCTGGAGGGGGCTCTCTACGTGGCCGGTGGCAATGATGGCACCAGCTGCCTCAACTCTGTGGAAAGATACAGCCCCAAGGCTGGTGCCTGGGAGAGTGTGGCTCCCATGAACATCCGAAG GAGCACCCATGACCTGGTGGCTATGGACGGCTGGCTGTATGCTGTGGGAGGCAACGACGGCAGCTCCAGCCTCAATTCCATCGAAAAGTACAACCCGAGGACCAACAAGTGGGTGGCTGCATCCTGCATGTTCACACGGCGCAGCAGTGTGGGGGTGGCGGTGCTCGAGCTGCTGAACTTCCCGCCACCCTCCTCGCCCACACTGTCCGTGTCTTCCACCAGCCTCTGA